The proteins below come from a single Mytilus edulis chromosome 5, xbMytEdul2.2, whole genome shotgun sequence genomic window:
- the LOC139522568 gene encoding uncharacterized protein, whose amino-acid sequence MTTVLTSILVVFGFSMVLSVPARRSSLTMRFGERQKGGRLPYRLREFDNNNDGALDRKELSEYFKSTFDNHDHIPQNVEEAFYVLDVDDDDFINVFEAQPLENL is encoded by the exons ATGACAACGGTACTGACTTCCATACTAGTAGTGTTTGGATTTAGCATGGTGCTGAGTGTTCCCGCCAGGAGATCTTCATTGACAATGAGATTTGGTGAACGACAGAAAGGTGGTCGTCTGCCCTACCGATTGAGAGAATTTGACAACAATAATGATGGTGCATTAGACAGAAAAGAATTATCCGAGTATTTTAAGTCAACGTTTGATAATCATGACCACATTCCACAAAATGTAGAGGAAGCGTTTTATGTCCTGGATGTAGATGATGAcgattttattaatgtttttg aagccCAGCCTTTAGAAAATTTATGA